The sequence below is a genomic window from Candidatus Thermoplasmatota archaeon.
CCTCTTCCCCGGCGGCTTTGGCACGATGGACGAGGCCTTCGAGGTCCTGACGCTCCTGCAGACCGGACGGAGCCCCATCCTTCCGCTCGTGCTCGTCGAGCCGCCGGCGAGCACCTACTGGAAGGGCTTCCAGCGTTTCCTCGAGGACGAGCTCGTGCCGCAGGGGCTCATCTCGCGCGTCGACCTTCGGCTCTTCCGCCGCTGCACCTCGGCCCAGGAGGCGGCCGACGAGATTTTCGGGTTCTACGAGAACTACCACTCGATGCGGTACGTGGGCCGCAACCTCGTCCTCCGCTACACGACCCCGCTACCCGAGGACGAGGTGGCGGCGCTCCCCTCCCGTTTTCCCAAGGTGTTCGTCGAGGGAAAACCCGTTCAGAGCGGCCCCCTGCCGGAGGAGGCCGACGAGCCTCACCTTGCGGCGCTCACCCGCTTGGCGTTCCCCTACACGGGCGGCGTCGCGCCCATCCGCGTCCTTCTCGACCACGTGAACGAACTCGCGAAACGGTCGCGATCCCGCCCGTCCGGCGCTTCCGCGTCCCCCAAAGGTTAAGCCCCCCCGCGGGTTCCCCGCCGCCATGGAACGCGAATCCACCGCCGAACGACCGTCCACGACCGTCACTTGTAGCGATTGCGGCAAGGAGGCCCGCGTGCCCTTTGCGCCAACGCCCGGCCGCCCCGTGTACTGCGCCGCCTGCTTCCCCAAGCACCGCGAGGCCTCCCGCGGGCCGCCGCGAAGCGGGGGACCGGGCCGCGGCGGCTTTGGCCGCCGGGGCGCCACGCAGGCAAAGCCGCGCACCTACACCCGCTCGGACTACCCCGGCTACAACGGGCCGCCCGAGTGAGAATACCAAGATCGATCGTATCTGGCGATACAAATAATAGGGTTTTCGCCCTACAACGCAAAGCGGAACCTTCAAAATCCCCCTCGCCTAAGGGGAAATCCAGTGGTGAAGCCTTGCCAACGAACAGCGCCTTCATGAAGCCCGTGAAGCTGAGCCCCGAGCTTGCCGCCATCGTCGGAAAGAACGAAGCGCCCCGCACCGAGGTCACGAAGAAGATCTGGGCCTACATCAAGAAGACGAAGGGCGCCCAAGACGGCCGGACGATCAACCCGAGCGCCGACCCCAAGCTCAAGGCGGTCCTTGGCGACAAGCCCATTGACATGCTCAAAATGACAAGCGTGCTCAACAGCAAGCACATGAAGGGCTAGCTCGTCCGATCTCCGCCGGGGGGGCCGTGCCTTGGCCCCCATCCCAGCGTTTTTCTGCTTCGTCCGCATTGGCCGCGTCCGTGCGCATCTCCTACCGGCTCGAGAACGACCGCCTGCTTCTTGCGCTCGACGACTGGGTGCAAAACGAAGCGCCCACGTGGACGATGCTCGCGAAGCTCGGCGTTCCCCTCAAGACCGAGAAGGGTTTGTTCCGCCCGGTCCGCTGGGTTCCGCTCGCCTCGCTTCCCCAGCTCGTCTCCGCCTGCCGGCGCGCGGGCGCCACGCTCGTTCCGGGCGAAGGCGCGCCGCCGCTGGACCGGCTGCAGGCCGTCGCGCCGCGGTACGAGGAGCAGCGCCCGGTCGATCCCGATCTGCTTCTCAGGACCGCGCCGCCGGACGAGACCGGCGCCGACGCCATCGCCACGGGCTTGAACGAGCTTCGCGCCTTTGCCCGCGCGAACCCCGAGTTCGCTCCGCGCGCGCGGCGCGACGTCGAGGTGTTGGAGCGCGCGCTCGAAAAGCGACGCCGCCGGCCGGAGCCGCCGGCAAACGAGACGGCGCCCGCCGACACGCTCGAGCGCCGCGTGAGCGAGGCCATCCGGGGCGTCCCGGGCGAGGATCTCTGGCGCGCCCGCGATCTTCTCCTCGCGCTTCACCGAAGCCTCCCCGCGCCGCCGGCCGCGCCTCCCGCGACCCCGATCCCCGAGTCGGTCCCCGGCTTCCTTGGCAAGCTGCGATCCTACCAGAGGGAAGGCGCAGGTTTCGTGGTTTCACGAAACCACAACTGCATCCTGGCCGACGACATGGGCCTTGGAAAGACCGTCATGGCCATCGCCGCCGTCGTGGCCACGAACGATCGCGCGCTTGTCGTGTGCCCGGCCAACGTGCTGTACAACTGGGCCTTCGAGGTCGAGCGGTTCACGGGCCAGAAGGCGCGCATCTGGCACGGGCGCGAGGTCGAGGGGCCCTCGGAGGCGCGGTTCCTCCTTGCCACCTACGACAGCCTGCGCCTGCTCGACGCCTCGCGCGCCGGCGCCGACGCGTACCCGGTCCTCATCCTGGACGAGGCCCACTACGTCCGCAACGCCGAGACCCAGCGCGCGCGCCTGGTCGCCTCGCTTCCCCAGCGTCGCCGACTCCTGCTCACCGG
It includes:
- a CDS encoding LOG family protein; protein product: MLKMAEERHNELIRQLVREFGDVPYPNLTFEMVAAVLKMAQEDGDLLDHKIATNALKEMRHAFRTFHAHRGTRKVSMWGSARVGEDDPRYVLARDFARTMADRGWMVITGAGPGIMAAGNEGAGRERSFGLGIDLPFENKPNVHIEDDPKFIHFKYFFIRKLFFVREASAVALFPGGFGTMDEAFEVLTLLQTGRSPILPLVLVEPPASTYWKGFQRFLEDELVPQGLISRVDLRLFRRCTSAQEAADEIFGFYENYHSMRYVGRNLVLRYTTPLPEDEVAALPSRFPKVFVEGKPVQSGPLPEEADEPHLAALTRLAFPYTGGVAPIRVLLDHVNELAKRSRSRPSGASASPKG
- a CDS encoding DEAD/DEAH box helicase, which codes for MRISYRLENDRLLLALDDWVQNEAPTWTMLAKLGVPLKTEKGLFRPVRWVPLASLPQLVSACRRAGATLVPGEGAPPLDRLQAVAPRYEEQRPVDPDLLLRTAPPDETGADAIATGLNELRAFARANPEFAPRARRDVEVLERALEKRRRRPEPPANETAPADTLERRVSEAIRGVPGEDLWRARDLLLALHRSLPAPPAAPPATPIPESVPGFLGKLRSYQREGAGFVVSRNHNCILADDMGLGKTVMAIAAVVATNDRALVVCPANVLYNWAFEVERFTGQKARIWHGREVEGPSEARFLLATYDSLRLLDASRAGADAYPVLILDEAHYVRNAETQRARLVASLPQRRRLLLTGTPMVNGIEDYYELLLQVGVNRFGSAEDFRKTWLADGQLWQRHAKVREATAALLAETTRDVLLRRRKEEVLRELPPRTVQVHRHVLLPAEAAEYDRLAREAAEGLAKASTESAVFAHLHRLRQFLALRRVPFVAARVRELLDAGENAVVFAQYLEPLRELARELHPLAGTIDGSTPPRARERLARELGRDGGPRVLLVQLDAGGVGLNFVGAANVLFVHLAWTAAAHRQAVDRLHRIGQDKPVLVEFFVTPGTIDDRLSTLVLRKEADANLVLAEAQDVLNRGELVKALAADLAATRAPSMPRGTPSDS
- a CDS encoding SWIB/MDM2 domain-containing protein, which encodes MKPVKLSPELAAIVGKNEAPRTEVTKKIWAYIKKTKGAQDGRTINPSADPKLKAVLGDKPIDMLKMTSVLNSKHMKG